From a single Bacteroidales bacterium genomic region:
- a CDS encoding T9SS type A sorting domain-containing protein, translated as MKTITFLKPSKTIASKTAFFIMLIFISMFGKSVMAQTISEVSRDSTTSTTNSYSDTELINKTTYAYAYTVNNYNGAGNESGQSSSAKADTQSESLSLPIIPGENVNFYGMGTTAGSGRHLETPNTTVYKVTNLNDAGPGSLRYGLSSEVYGPKVIVFEVSGNIELQGPIGIGSGGSSALQDAENWGSYIIIAGQTAPSPGITLKGDYLLIQRNCHDILIQHMRFRFGDEGRMVTDPDFESWDSFITDNHIDIERGWIHPYNIVVDHCSFSWAIDENIQSGADNMSFINNIISEGLNSELHPKGPHSKGYLGTKAVNTFFAKNLLAHNVDRNPRFGGGSAVIANNLVYDYKFGINTYDPKGEMLISIAGNYLIETPLTRWSMYIVAGQDRPGTRIYLGTDNYWDGQIQTDPWNPTGYHRYCKYWTPCDETVPEINRAYSPPLWPEGYIVMSAEDARTYVLANAGARPADRDIVDTRAVNQVENELCADGCIIESQDDVGGFPNLAENTRILTIPTNPHEIQPSGYTKLEEWLHGYLAEVEGKTTDPTPDNFTLQQNYPNPFNLSTTIEYTVAKPCDIQIKIYNLFGREVHVLVNEYKLAGKFSVTWDGKNAEGNELANGIYFYKLTAGKQSFSKKMLYIQSK; from the coding sequence ATGAAAACAATTACATTTTTAAAACCAAGCAAAACTATTGCAAGCAAAACAGCTTTTTTTATTATGCTTATTTTTATTAGTATGTTTGGGAAAAGTGTTATGGCACAGACAATTTCAGAAGTAAGCCGAGACAGTACAACTTCAACAACAAATTCATATTCGGACACAGAACTTATCAATAAAACAACTTACGCTTATGCTTATACTGTAAACAATTATAACGGTGCAGGAAATGAATCAGGGCAATCGTCTTCCGCGAAAGCAGACACTCAATCAGAATCTTTATCCTTGCCGATAATACCCGGAGAAAATGTGAACTTTTATGGCATGGGTACTACTGCCGGCAGCGGACGACATTTGGAAACGCCAAATACTACAGTCTACAAGGTAACCAATTTGAATGATGCAGGACCCGGCTCACTTCGTTACGGACTGTCAAGTGAGGTTTACGGTCCAAAGGTAATTGTGTTTGAGGTGTCCGGAAACATTGAACTTCAAGGCCCTATAGGAATAGGGAGTGGCGGTAGTTCAGCCCTGCAAGATGCAGAGAATTGGGGATCTTATATAATAATTGCCGGACAAACAGCACCATCTCCGGGAATTACGTTAAAGGGAGATTATTTATTGATTCAACGTAACTGCCACGACATCTTAATACAGCACATGCGTTTTCGTTTTGGGGATGAAGGTCGGATGGTAACTGATCCTGATTTTGAATCATGGGATAGTTTTATAACAGATAATCATATTGATATAGAAAGAGGCTGGATACATCCTTATAACATTGTGGTAGATCATTGCTCATTTAGTTGGGCAATTGATGAAAATATTCAAAGCGGTGCAGATAATATGTCTTTTATTAATAACATTATCAGCGAAGGTCTTAATAGTGAATTACATCCTAAAGGACCACACAGTAAAGGATATCTTGGAACAAAAGCTGTAAATACATTTTTCGCTAAAAATCTCCTTGCTCATAATGTAGATCGTAATCCTCGTTTTGGCGGAGGAAGTGCAGTAATAGCAAATAATCTTGTTTATGATTACAAATTTGGAATTAATACTTATGATCCTAAAGGAGAAATGCTTATTTCAATTGCAGGTAATTATCTTATTGAAACACCACTTACAAGATGGTCAATGTATATCGTTGCCGGACAGGACAGACCCGGAACTCGAATTTATTTAGGAACTGATAATTATTGGGACGGACAAATCCAAACTGATCCTTGGAATCCAACAGGATATCACAGATATTGTAAATACTGGACACCTTGTGATGAAACAGTACCGGAAATTAATCGAGCCTACTCGCCTCCGCTGTGGCCCGAAGGATATATTGTAATGAGTGCTGAAGATGCAAGAACTTATGTATTAGCAAATGCGGGAGCGCGTCCTGCTGATAGAGATATTGTTGATACTCGGGCTGTCAATCAAGTAGAAAACGAATTATGTGCAGATGGTTGCATAATAGAGAGTCAGGATGATGTCGGCGGTTTTCCCAATCTCGCAGAAAACACACGCATCCTCACAATCCCGACAAACCCACATGAAATACAACCAAGCGGCTATACAAAATTAGAAGAATGGTTGCATGGGTATTTGGCAGAAGTTGAAGGAAAAACAACAGACCCCACACCTGATAATTTTACTTTACAACAAAACTATCCTAACCCTTTCAACCTTTCAACCACTATTGAATATACTGTTGCAAAACCTTGTGATATTCAAATAAAAATATATAATCTGTTTGGCCGGGAAGTTCACGTATTAGTAAATGAGTATAAACTTGCCGGCAAATTCAGCGTTACTTGGGACGGAAAAAATGCTGAAGGTAACGAACTTGCTAACGGAATTTATTTTTACAAACTCACGGCAGGTAAGCAGTCTTTTTCTAAAAAAATGTTATATATACAATCGAAATAG